GAAAAGAACAGGCTTCAGAACTAACTGATCTACCTAGTGAAATATgaagagggattttttttggttttgagtgacttttttttttaattataggAAGGAATTGTTGAGAATCTATTCAAGTGGGCACGAGAGGCCGATCAACCACTGAGGACATATTCTACTGGGCTGTTAGGAGGTGCTATGGAAAATCAAGATATCGCTGCCAATTACAGGGATGAGAACTCGCAGCTGGTAAGGCCCCAATTAGAATGAATTTTgaatgggtgggagagagggtcaTAAAAATAAATTCTTTCCTGACATAAATAGACCTCATTTGTCGCCTGGCAGATTTAGCTGTTGCTGGGCTTGTTTGTACCAATAATAGTAAAATTGCAAAGACAGAATGTAATGTGTTCTCCAGTGCTGTGGGTCTTCGTTTGGCTTTTGTGGCAGgtgtcttttccctttctcttaatTCTTATAGTCTTCATCCTTACTGCTTGATTTGCTTAATCCTAAGTATGTCAGTCAGCCCTGTTTAGAACAATTAATGACCTGtgccggggaggagggaagaaagaatggTGACTTGAAAACAGTTACACTGGGCTTCTTGAGTGCAAGATAGATGGTTAAATTGCGCTTAATGGACAGGGGGagtatttttgtgtgtgttttgcaaAGCTAAATTGCTTAACGCCTGTCACTGTGGCACCCAGGCACTTTGGCATTGAGCAGTAGCATCAGATCGAGGTAGGTCAGTGTGGCTCCAAAGTCAGGGGTGAATGTGTTTCCAGGTGTTGTGCTACAGTTCAATTTCTGGAAAAGTTAATTGATGGAGAACTTTTCAGCTTGCTGCATGCTTTATGAGATTAGGGTAATTTTGCCTTCTTCCAAAGAGCCTTGCCAACTCTCCCATGGGGAATGGGGCAACTCTGTACAGGACCAAATCATTTTTTTGCAAAGATTACTATTGGAGGATGAATTTTAACACCGCGGTATGAACAGGGGCTGCTGCCAATTTCATAAGTAAAAGTAAGACTTCAGGGCTTCTGTTTTTTTCATCAGTGCTTCATCCCTAAAGTTTATATTGAGGCTCTGCCGTGATGAAGCAGAGATGAAGTACTGGCACTCAATTTTTCCCCCTAAATTGATAGGTGGCTTTAGTGCTTCGACGGCTTCGGGAGCTACAGGTGCACGAAATGACAACTCGTCAGGAAAACCGACGCTCCAGTCCTCGCAAAGTGCAGTCGGAACCCTTGTTGCCGCTGGATGAAGAGGCCGTGGATATGGACTATGGCGAGATGGCGGAAGAGCAGGATGCGGCCCCAGGAGATGTGGAGCTCTCCTTTAACCTGGATTCGGCCCATAAGACCAGTAGCCGAGTGAATTCAACCACCAAGCCCGAGGAAGGGGCAATGAAGAAAACGAAGCTGGCTAGACAGAGTGAAAGAGATGGGTTCCGAAAGGCCAAGCAGAAACTGGGCTTCCCAGTTTCCGAGCCAGATCGCATGGTGGTCGAGTTGTCTAACAGCAGTTGGTCAGAAATGTCCCCATGGGTAATTGGTACTAACTACACCCTTTATCCTTTGACTTCTGCTATAGAGCAGCGACTAATTCTACAGTACCTGACCCCTCTGGGGGAATATCAAGAGGTAAGTGTAATGGGTGTTAGGACAAGCCGTGTCGTCTTCCACTAGTGAAATGTTGACTCTTTCTGGGGGAATGGAGAATACTATCTGAAAGAGGCTGTTGTGGTAGAGTGTGGCTTAGAACCTTAATTCATAATGATGCCACGTGGCTTCCAACTCCAATATTCATGGTGTGACAGGATGCTACAGTTTCTTTCTGAGATGAGCAGGTTATCCCGTCACAGTCCTGAGTCGGGAATTTTGGATGTGTAGGGGAACGGGGCAGTCAGAATAGGTTTTTGCTGGCTTCCCTCGCTTTCTCTCTAGTATTAAACAAGTATTTCAAATCCCTTTTCAGTTGCTTCCTATTTTCATGCAACTTGGATCACGGGAACTGATGATGTTTTATATTGACCTGAAACGTACTCATGATGTGTTACTCACTTTTGAAGCCCTGAAGGTAAGTTACAAAGAATTAAGAGGTATAGCACCAAAATCTTGGTTTTGAGGGTTCCAGGGATAGTATGCTCCCTACTCTTTGAGTGGCTGTCACCTGAAAATCTGCACCATTAATCTAAAAAGGCTGAATGTCTAATGGTATATAAGACCATGCCTGAAAGTCGGTGAGAAATTAACTTCTAGCCAAAGAGAGCTTACTGTCGTCTCGGGTTGAGGGAAGATGGCATAATCTGGAGGagttcagagttggtagaaaccatGACCGAAAGGACAGGGGTGAATGTGAGAGCATGGAGGGGGCTAGAGACGACTTCTTGCTCAATTGCAAATGTTTATAATGACTGTTACTTGATCAAAATAAGAATTTGTCTGGAGTAATATCTTGTTGTCCAGACTATTTCTCATTAGCCAGATCATCATCTTTTTTAtttggtggtgttttttttttttttaaaaaaaggaaagagtaTTAAAGCTATGCTTTGCAATAGCcgattctgttggatttttccTGAGACCTGTTGTGAGACTATATTTTTAGTATGGAACAAACTGCACGATTCAttttagtatttagtatttaaAAGCtccttctgtgtgctgagcactgtactaagtacagtagaAGTAAGCATGATCCTGGCTCACAGGGAGTTCAGTTTTAATTTAGCTGGGGAGACATTAAATAATTttataaataggaggaagaaatggtCAAGTATTAGAATATGCCCAATGATAGGTACAAGACTGAAAAAAATAGTAATAAGTgggtaagtgctgaggtaacagGAAGGATATTTGTTTATTCAatcacttgagcacttactgtgtgcaaagcactgtactaagtgcttgggagagtacaatataataataaacagacacattccctgcccacaatgagctcacgggcCAGAGGGGCAGGCATTATTGTACATACATGTGGAAAtacatttaaataaaataaaggatACGACCTGGAGAGATGCACAACTGATCAGGGAcagtctcctggagaaggtgggatttcagcaGGGTGGTGAAGATGGGGGAGAACTGGTTTGGCGGATAAGTTATGGGCAGGTGGAAGCGGGCGGGAAAGTCAAGAACAAGGCATGGGTGAgtagcttgggaagaacagagtgcgagctggggtttAGTGGGGGAAGATaatggataagtaggaaggagggggctgatgaAGCAtcttgaagccagtggtcaggagtttctatttgctgCAGAGGGTAGGAGTCTGATGACCTATAAAGCAAAACTGACATGGCTGATAACTTGCCTTTCCCCGAAATATGTGTTTTCAGTGACCTCATTTCTGTGTTTGCTCCATTTTCAAGTTCATACTTCATACTTACCAAATTTTCATAATTAAATGTAAGATCCCAGGCTTATATGGAAAGTGCAGTGTGTGTTAACTTGGGATTTTACCACCCATTAGCCGTTCGCCGTTCTGCCTTAACTCGCCAAACTGATTTTGTCAGGGTCCTGGGGCTAAAACCTGAATTTATCATCGAAGACGGCTAGGATTGAATTTTCTAGCATCATTTTGCATGAAAGTATGATAGCTATATCAGCCCATAGCAATATTTTAATAGCCTGCCCTCTTCTCCGGTTGTAGTGCTTCCACATTAAAGTAAAATTAGCATTGACAGGTATCAGCCTATTAAAACTGATTTGCGAGTCTAGATTTAGTGACAGTTCAAGGTGGTATATCAGTTTGGTGACCTTACTTCCAAAGGTTCCCTTTTGAACTGGAGTACGTAAAGGCATTTTTGGGTATATATTAGGCTGGAATGTGGCAGGCAGTgcacagatttttaaaaattggttGAGAACGGAAAGGACTTTGGTCATTACACAAAGTAAAACTGGGGAGGAAGTATTGCTTTTGAAAAGTCTACTGTACAGATGTAGAGGGAAAccacttggcttaatggaaaaaacacagacttgggagtcagggaacctgggttctcagtCTGGCTttgttgcttgcctgctgtgtgaccatgggcaagtcacttaacttctctagaccccagtttcctcatctgtaaaatggagattgaaatgcctgttttccctcctgtctagactgtgagttccatgagggacagagactatgtacaacctgattatcttgtgtcttgacacgtaataaatgcataataaattcccttattattattgtcagttatTCCAGAGGGTATTGAATGTAGGTTCTGTGGGAGAAATGGCCCCTCTTAAATACATTGTTTTTGACATTAAGTATTCAGCACTTTTATATTTGCTGCCgtttaatttattcattaatcCATGCACCATCCTGGTGACAGAGCAGTAGTTGTGAGACCCATTTTACTAGATttataagctcctcaaaggcacgGGTCCTGTCCACggactatatcgtactctcccaaatgctttgtatcgtgctctgcacagagtaaacactgaaatactattgattgattttactgatgagagaaactgaggaacagagaagctaagtgatttgatTAGATGGGGAGCCCATGGCAGAATTAGGTCTAGAATCCAGGAAAGgttactaagactgtaagctccttgtagtcaggtatatatgttgtactctcctgagcgtttagtaccatgttttgcacaaagtaagtgctcagtaagtacgattaagATAAAAATGAGAGGATGGCTACACAACCTGTTTTGGGGCTGTCACGCCTcttttggtagacatgttttagAACTTCCTGCGATATCCAGTTTTTTAATGCTAACCAAGTCAAAGCGGAGGAAAGGAATTGCTGTTCTAGTCCGAGTTACCTGGCAACTGAGGACAGGTGAGAGGCTTTTGTGACTGGTGAAAATGCTATGCtaaccctttctctcttccctttagcACTTGGCATCCCTTTTGCTTCACAACAAATTTGCCACAGAGTTTGTGGCTCATGGTGGAGTGCAGAAATTACTGGAGATTCCCCGTCCTTCTATGGCTGCAACCGGAGTGTCCATGTGCTTATACTATCTGTCTTACAACCAGGATGCCATGGAGAGAGTAAGAACAGTTCTGCCAGGGTGACGATGATATTGGGAACTGAGTTTGGTCTGGATGCTTTCAGTTTCAAATTGCAGAAAAAGAATGTTGATGGCGGTTTTAGGGGGTGTGGTCTGTCCCTTCGACATCATACGCGTATTAGCGAATGTAGAATACGTTCTTATGGCGAGTAGTGTCCATGATAAAAGTTAAGAAAATAACTGTAAAATGAAAGGAGCGCTGAGACTTAGAAAAACGGCAGAGCAGGCGCACAGGCCCCAGTGAACGGGACTCATTGGGGCAGAGAGAGACTGTTGACTGCTCTGAGGTCAGATATGTTGTCTTGTTCTGACACCTGTTGCATTAGCATCAGTCTCTCCTCCACAGATATTTGCCTAATGTATCTCAGTGCCTTTTCATTCTGAGTTTGTGCTGCATATTGGTTTTCAAAATGAATGTACGTTAAGTTGGGGGGGAATTGGCTACAACTCCCCAGCAACCAGTAATTCTGTCAGGTTTCCATGGAGACTCGAAACATTCCCACTTGCTTCAGGACCATCTCTGTAATTCATCGTTTTTAAACGTCTTCATTTGCAATGCGATAGCTTACGTATCTCCGCTAGAGGCAATGGGTCCACATTGGTGTTTTCTTGCTGTTCCCTGACCCTTATTTTTCTTAGTCCAACCAATATGGTCGTGGGTAGCCGTAACTTTTCGAAGCCAAGTGGCACTGCCAAATTATATTTTCAGCATTTAAAGTGTCGTGAAAATAGCAAGCATGAGCAAAACCAAATTTACCGGTTCCTTGGTAGTGGACTTGAACCCTTTTCCTGTACACAATTAGTCACGGTTTGTAGGTGAAATTAATCAGGTTTCAAATATGCAGTTGATGGTTCCAGTCAGGGTTGTTCCTCAAGCTTTGGCTCTCTGCTTTGCAGGTGTGCATGCACCCTCACAATGTCCTGTCTGATGTGGTGAACTACACCTTGTGGCTGATGGAATGCTCCCACGCATCCGGCTGCTGCCATGCGACCATGTTTTTCTCCATCTGTTTTTCATTCCGGGCAGTCTTGGAACTCTTCGATCGGCACGATGGTCTCCGTCGTTTGGTCAACCTGGTACGGGATACCTCTTTGATTTTGAGAGTGCCCTGCAGAGAAAGTAGAAATACGAACCATGCCGTCTGTGTCCACGTTATTGATTCTCCCAGCATGGAGAAGAGGACGTGCTCTCATTCGGCCATTGGACAGCCCTCTGGTGGTACCCGTGCTCCGGGGCCATGACCAGGCCACACTCTGGTGGGGAAATGGGTGTCTTGTCTCACTGGCTCTTCCTAGATTTGAGACTTTCTAGACTCCCCGTCAGACTCGAAAATCCCCTAGCTAATGTCCATAGTTTTGCCAAAATGGCCACCGGAGAATTTCCCTGGGGCTTCAGGGAGAGACAGCTGAGGCTCCCACATGATTCGATCAGGGCTGTTTAGGAGCCTCCctcctgtgtgtaaaacactatactaaacatttgggagaggacaacagagataTTTAAAATAGCACGAATGTTTCCTGAAGTTTTGCTGGGTTTTAATTATTAATtttgaattgtatttatattaatgtcagtctcccccactagactgtaagttcgttgtgggcggggaggtctgtcatattgttatattgtattctcccaggcacttagcacagtgctctgcacacagtaagtgctcaataaatacaattgactgactgactaaaaggTATTACTAACAGAGACGATTTGGAGAATCGCATAGGCAGCCACAGCAGAACTTTAAGAATCATCGGTCTAGGCTTGGTGTGGATACGGTTGTTGGAGCTAGGTAAGAGAACTACACCCTCGTGCCAAGCGGAAGCATGTTAGGGTTGCatattaaggtttttttttttaaagtgaatcTATTGAAATTTAGatttctctccccccccatccttccctccttccccggtGTAGATCAGTACGTTGGAGATTCTCAACCTGGAAGATCAGGGGGCTCTTCTGAGTGATGATGAAATCTTTGCCAGCCGCCAGACTGGAAAACATACTTGCATGGCTCTGCGTCGATACTTTGAAGCTCACCTGGCCATTAAATTGGAACAGGTGAAGCAGTCACTCCAACGGACTGAAGGTGGTGTTCTCGTTCACCCGCAGCCACCATATAAGGtgagcagggaaggggagaggccatATTTGAAACTCTTCCTTGGGCATTTTCAAAGGTGCCTCCGGTGAAGAAAGCAAGCTTCAACTTTGTGGAATTCCCATAGACACGAAACACTAGATTCAATAAAGAGCATTTTAAAAaagtggtatgtaagtgcttagtatgtgccaggcactgtactaagtgcggagatagatgcaagctaaacaggtcgcacatggtccctgtcccacgggggttgtggggggctcatagtcttaatccccattgtacaaatgaggacctgaggcagagagagttgcagtgacttgcccaaggtcacacagcagatgagtggcagagtgggatttagaatccaggtccttctgactcccaggccggtgctttatccactaggccactctgcttatgTGCAATACCTGAGGTTTTTAAGTGTGCATTTGACTCATGCTTAACTGGGAACGACTATTATTCTTTCCCAGTTCACCAAAGCTAAGAGATGAACTCAAGCATGTGTAAAAGAAAAATGCCAGATGGCTTGCTTCTGCCTGTGTTCGTTCTTTCAGAGTGAAAGATAACATCTCTGGGGAGGGGTGCCCTGAGAGAATTCTGGACTCGGTTTATCAATTCTCAGGGGAATGAAAATAATTTCTGCGCATCTTAAACCTATAAATTAAAATTAGCTAAGAAGCTGTTCTTTCAACTAGtaaatatttttcttcctttgaacTTGATCTTGGAAGAATTTAACCATCCAGTTTTTGTGCTGAGAAAAATGAACTGAGGCTCTTAGAGTTTTTGACTTTTCATTTCCGACAAAGCGTAGTACCACGATAATTTCTTTGAGGGTGAATATTTGGTTTCCCTCACTCAAGATGCTGGGGGTGATTGGAAAGCAATTTAGGTTCTGTGAGTGGGTGTGGTTAAAATTGTGTAGAAATCATGTTGGCCCTCAAAATTCCTGGCCAGTGCAAGGCTTGAAGATAACGTCATTCTTAAAAAGACCATCTTCCTTTCCTCTAGGCATGTAGTTATAACCACGAGCAGATTGTAGAGATGATGGAGTTCCTGATAGAGTATGGACCAGCACAACTGTACTGGGAACCAGCTGAGGTGTTCCTTAAACTATCCTGCGTGCAGCTCATGCTGCAGCTGATCTCTATTGCGTGCAACTGGAAGACCTACTATGCAAGGTGGGTCTGGGAAAGAGGGCTTGAATTCAGCTTCCCTCCTTAAGATTGCATTGGTCGTTGAGCTGGAGGTATGTGAGTGAGGAGAGTGATTTAGGAACGTGGGCCACCCGGATTTGAGTTTGGCCTCCTCGCCAGTTGGCTGAAACCGGCCTGCCAGGGCTCTTTTAGCCTGGGATGCCTAAGAGTTTTTTTAGTTTGTCCAGCTACTCAAATATGCGACTACTATGTATTTTACTGAGGTCTGTGGCAGGAGACAAAAGCAAACAATCCCCAAGATTTTCTTTGATCTTTGTTATGACAGTGGGGTGTTTATTTTTGTTGGCTCTCTCCATTAATGGCCTCAGATTCTCTTCTGTtctcatttttgaaaaaaaaaaatccaataggCAAATGGGGACTAGTGCACATGAATTTTCTTGTTGAAGGTTGAGCCTCACTGTCTCCAAGTGTTCTTAAGCCACTGACCTTCCGGAGCTGGGCTAACTGGTATGACGGAAGTTGTAGGGGAATGATCAACCGTCTCGAAGGGAGAGAAGCGGCGTTTTGTTTACTTTGGCATTTTCCCTCAGAGTCAGACGCTTGTTCCGTATCCACAGACAGAAAGAGACGGTTGTTCTTCAGACTACAAGTTcatatgctcaatcaatcagtcgtattgaacgcttactatgcacagagcaccctactaagctcttgggagagtacaacataacagtagagttggttggcacattccctgcccacaacgagcttagagtctggagaaCCGTAGGATGTCAGAAAGTTCCGGAAGGCCCCTAGTAGACCCCACCCTGCCCCGTGTATAAGTTGGCGAGGAATCAGGTGGCGTGTGTATTTACTGGGTATTTCCCAATGTGCGCTTCTGGGGTCTCTGCCTCTTTAACCCATTCTTCTGATTGCCCCTTCCAGGAATGATACAGTGCGCTATGCTTTAGATGTACTGGCTATTCTTACCGTGGTGCCCAAAATCCAACTGCAACTGGCAGAATCAGTAGACGTGTTGGATGAAGCCGGCTCCACTATCTCTACCGTAGGTAAGTTGGCTTTGGCTTTTTTGTCTGGGTGACGTTAGTCCCGTCCCTCTGCTGCTCGGCTGGCCACACTGCCTTGAGGCCTGATGCCATCTGATAGGAAAATAGTGAAAGACTTCAACATCCAGTCCTTGTTAACGGGAAACCTCCAGGGTATGTGCAGCGTATTTGTATGAGTAAATCAGTATTTCCACCATCGTGTTTGGTGACCAGGAGAGTTCTCTGTCATCTAAAAGTGACAGCCGAGCTTCAGGATTAGCTCAGTACTAACGTAGAAGCTGTGACGTAGCTGACTCTTCACTGTTAATCCAAACGAGTCTTGGTGGTTTCCTAGATATTTTCGGTGGGCTATGCTGTGACGCAAGGTGTGGAGTGAAAATAGTAAGTCACATGAAGGACGCTAAGAAATCGCTCTGTCATCGTTTTCTCTGTTTCTGGAGAGCCATTGCTGAGGGCTTGGGTCTTATTACTAAGCCTGTCCTCTAAAGACCATTTGTGATGGCTTCTGGAAAAGTTAAACATCTCATGACTGTCTAGAGTACTTCGTACTCTAGGCTGGTCTTATAGCTGTGATTgccaagattaaaaaaaaaaaaaacccaccaaaaacaaTTGTCCTctctcagaggagcagagggagccaAATTCTTCCAAACTCTAAACTCAGAAGGTGCATTGCCCCCAAAATGTGTTATGTTTTTACTTTAGGAAAAGAGTaaatttatttttctctcccccccccccccccgaaaaaaacaaaaaaaaaccccaaacaaacagGTATCAGCATCATCTTGGGAGTGGCTGAGGGTGAATTTTTTATTCACGATGCTGAAATTCAGAAATCGGCTCTTCAGATCATCATCAACTGTGTGTGTGGCCCAGATAATCGAATCTCCAGCATTGGGAAGTTCATCTCCGGCACCCCTCGCCGGAAGCTGCCCCAGCCCCCAAAGTGCAGTGAGCACACGCTGGCCAAGATGTGGAACGTGGTGCAGTCCAACAACGGCATCAAGGTTCTCCTGTCGCTGCTGTCGGTGAAGATGCCCATCACCGACGCTGACCAGATCCGGGCCTTGGCCTGCAAGGCCCTGGTGGGGCTGTCCCGCAGTAGCACCGTCCGGCAGATCATCAGCAAACTACCCCTTTTCAGTAGCTGCCAGATCCAACAGTTGATGAAAGAGCCCGTGCTGCAGGACAAGCGCAACGACCACGTCAAGTTCTGTAAGTACGCCGCCGAGCTGATCGAGCGAGTCTCCGGCAAGCCGCTTCTCATCGGCACCGACGTGTCCCTGGCCCGGCTCCAGAAAGCCGATGTGGTGGCCCAGTCCAGGATCTCTTTCCCGGAGAAAGAGCTTCTCCTCTTGATCCGGAACCATCTCATCTCCAAAGGGCTGGGAGAGACCGCCACAGTGCTCACCAGAGAGGCCGACCTACCCATGACTACCGCGTCTCACTCTTCTGCATTTGCCCCCGGGGCGGCCGCCGCCTCTCCGGTCTCCCTCCCCCGCACCCCGCGAATCGCCAACGGCATTGCAGCCCGACTGAACAGCCATACTCCCGGAGGCTCCGCGGCCGCTTCCGTCCACTCTCAGGCCCGGCCCACCCAGGGTCAGCTCGCCCTCCCCGGCCCATCTTATGGCACCAGCTCACCTTTGGTCGGAAGGATCAGCTTCATCAGGGAAAGGCCATCGCCCTGCAACGGCAGAAAAACCCGCGTCTTGAGGCAGAAATCGGACCACGGCGCCTACAGCCAGAGCCCGGCCATAAAGAAGCAGTTGGATAGACACCtgccttcccccccaaccctggaCAGCATCATTACCGAATACCTTAGAGAGCAGCATGCCCGCTGCAAGAACCCCGTTGCCACttgccctcccttttctcttttcacGCCTCATCAGTGTCCTGAACCCAAACAAAGGCGGCAAGCGCCAACAAACTTTACCTCCCGGCTGACCCGCAGGGCAACCTTTCCAAAGTATGGAGGGGTTGATGGCGGATGCTTTGACAGGCATCTTATTTTCAGCAGGTAAGGCTATGGAACCGGACACCTCCTGAGGAAAGGGAAAACACGACTGGTActtgggttggggggctgggggggcggggggccggaggggagcggGCAGGGAATG
This sequence is a window from Tachyglossus aculeatus isolate mTacAcu1 chromosome X2, mTacAcu1.pri, whole genome shotgun sequence. Protein-coding genes within it:
- the DCAF1 gene encoding DDB1- and CUL4-associated factor 1 isoform X2, encoding MTSGSVTVDSKAELTTLLEQWERDHGSGQDMVPILTRMSELIEKETEEYRKGDPDPFDDRHPGRADPECMLGHLLRILFKNDDFMNALVNTYVMSSRDPTLNTAACRLLLDIMPGLETAVVFQEKEGIVENLFKWAREADQPLRTYSTGLLGGAMENQDIAANYRDENSQLVALVLRRLRELQVHEMTTRQENRRSSPRKVQSEPLLPLDEEAVDMDYGEMAEEQDAAPGDVELSFNLDSAHKTSSRVNSTTKPEEGAMKKTKLARQSERDGFRKAKQKLGFPVSEPDRMVVELSNSSWSEMSPWVIGTNYTLYPLTSAIEQRLILQYLTPLGEYQELLPIFMQLGSRELMMFYIDLKRTHDVLLTFEALKHLASLLLHNKFATEFVAHGGVQKLLEIPRPSMAATGVSMCLYYLSYNQDAMERVCMHPHNVLSDVVNYTLWLMECSHASGCCHATMFFSICFSFRAVLELFDRHDGLRRLVNLISTLEILNLEDQGALLSDDEIFASRQTGKHTCMALRRYFEAHLAIKLEQVKQSLQRTEGGVLVHPQPPYKACSYNHEQIVEMMEFLIEYGPAQLYWEPAEVFLKLSCVQLMLQLISIACNWKTYYARNDTVRYALDVLAILTVVPKIQLQLAESVDVLDEAGSTISTVGISIILGVAEGEFFIHDAEIQKSALQIIINCVCGPDNRISSIGKFISGTPRRKLPQPPKCSEHTLAKMWNVVQSNNGIKVLLSLLSVKMPITDADQIRALACKALVGLSRSSTVRQIISKLPLFSSCQIQQLMKEPVLQDKRNDHVKFCKYAAELIERVSGKPLLIGTDVSLARLQKADVVAQSRISFPEKELLLLIRNHLISKGLGETATVLTREADLPMTTASHSSAFAPGAAAASPVSLPRTPRIANGIAARLNSHTPGGSAAASVHSQARPTQGQLALPGPSYGTSSPLVGRISFIRERPSPCNGRKTRVLRQKSDHGAYSQSPAIKKQLDRHLPSPPTLDSIITEYLREQHARCKNPVATCPPFSLFTPHQCPEPKQRRQAPTNFTSRLTRRATFPKYGGVDGGCFDRHLIFSRFRPISVFREANEDESGFTCCAFSARERFLMLGTCTGQLKLYNVFSGQEEASYNCHNSAITHLEPSRDGSLLLTSATWSQPLSALWGMKSVFDMKHSFTDDHYVEFSKHSQDRVIGTKGDIAHIYDIQSGNKLLTLFNPDLANNYKRNCATFNPTDDLVLNDGVLWDVRSAQAIHKFDKFNMNISGVFHPNGLEIIINTEIWDLRTFHLLHTVPALDQCRVVFNYTGTVMYGAMLQADDEDDLMEERMKSPFGSSFRTFNATDYKPIATIDVKRNIFDLCTDTKDCYLAVIENQGSMDSLNMDTVCRLYEVGRQRLADDEDEEEDQEEEEQEEDDDEDDDESDDLDELDTDQLLEAELEEDENNENAGDSSDNSDLEDDIILTLNE
- the DCAF1 gene encoding DDB1- and CUL4-associated factor 1 isoform X1, whose translation is MTSGSVTVDSKAELTTLLEQWERDHGSGQDMVPILTRMSELIEKETEEYRKGDPDPFDDRHPGRADPECMLGHLLRILFKNDDFMNALVNTYVMSSRDPTLNTAACRLLLDIMPGLETAVVFQEKEGIVENLFKWAREADQPLRTYSTGLLGGAMENQDIAANYRDENSQLVALVLRRLRELQVHEMTTRQENRRSSPRKVQSEPLLPLDEEAVDMDYGEMAEEQDAAPGDVELSFNLDSAHKTSSRVNSTTKPEEGAMKKTKLARQSERDGFRKAKQKLGFPVSEPDRMVVELSNSSWSEMSPWVIGTNYTLYPLTSAIEQRLILQYLTPLGEYQELLPIFMQLGSRELMMFYIDLKRTHDVLLTFEALKHLASLLLHNKFATEFVAHGGVQKLLEIPRPSMAATGVSMCLYYLSYNQDAMERVCMHPHNVLSDVVNYTLWLMECSHASGCCHATMFFSICFSFRAVLELFDRHDGLRRLVNLISTLEILNLEDQGALLSDDEIFASRQTGKHTCMALRRYFEAHLAIKLEQVKQSLQRTEGGVLVHPQPPYKACSYNHEQIVEMMEFLIEYGPAQLYWEPAEVFLKLSCVQLMLQLISIACNWKTYYARNDTVRYALDVLAILTVVPKIQLQLAESVDVLDEAGSTISTVGISIILGVAEGEFFIHDAEIQKSALQIIINCVCGPDNRISSIGKFISGTPRRKLPQPPKCSEHTLAKMWNVVQSNNGIKVLLSLLSVKMPITDADQIRALACKALVGLSRSSTVRQIISKLPLFSSCQIQQLMKEPVLQDKRNDHVKFCKYAAELIERVSGKPLLIGTDVSLARLQKADVVAQSRISFPEKELLLLIRNHLISKGLGETATVLTREADLPMTTASHSSAFAPGAAAASPVSLPRTPRIANGIAARLNSHTPGGSAAASVHSQARPTQGQLALPGPSYGTSSPLVGRISFIRERPSPCNGRKTRVLRQKSDHGAYSQSPAIKKQLDRHLPSPPTLDSIITEYLREQHARCKNPVATCPPFSLFTPHQCPEPKQRRQAPTNFTSRLTRRATFPKYGGVDGGCFDRHLIFSRFRPISVFREANEDESGFTCCAFSARERFLMLGTCTGQLKLYNVFSGQEEASYNCHNSAITHLEPSRDGSLLLTSATWSQPLSALWGMKSVFDMKHSFTDDHYVEFSKHSQDRVIGTKGDIAHIYDIQSGNKLLTLFNPDLANNYKRNCATFNPTDDLVLNDGVLWDVRSAQAIHKFDKFNMNISGVFHPNGLEIIINTEIWDLRTFHLLHTVPALDQCRVVFNYTGTVMYGAMLQADDEDDLMEERMKSPFGSSFRTFNATDYKPIATIDVKRNIFDLCTDTKDCYLAVIENQGSMDSLNMDTVCRLYEVGRQRLADDEDEEEDQEEEEQEEDDDEDDDESDDLDELDTDQLLEAELEEDENNENAGEEGENDFSPSDEELANLIEEGDEAEDEDSDADEEVHLILGDSDSSDNSDLEDDIILTLNE